One window of Rhodothermales bacterium genomic DNA carries:
- a CDS encoding sulfite exporter TauE/SafE family protein codes for MTDALLIVLAGLLGGAHCIGMCGGFPLMIAHLSPDTGSRTARMGLYGLGKTVSYMALGLVAGGGGALMHLLMGGQQILAGILGGLLIVAGVTYLFGQRGLAGSRLVARGTAWLAAALKRLFDRGGATGALSVGLMNGLLPCPLVYAMLLRAGAAATPLDGALTMGLFGLGTLPALFGLAWAGQFIKPYWRQRINVVTGLLLIALGIMTILRGMGAHH; via the coding sequence ATGACCGACGCCCTGCTCATCGTACTGGCCGGCCTGCTGGGCGGCGCCCACTGCATTGGCATGTGTGGGGGCTTCCCGCTGATGATCGCCCATCTCTCCCCCGACACCGGCAGCCGGACGGCCCGCATGGGCCTCTACGGGCTGGGAAAAACGGTGAGCTACATGGCGCTCGGGCTCGTCGCCGGCGGCGGCGGCGCCCTGATGCACCTGCTTATGGGCGGCCAGCAGATCCTGGCGGGGATCCTCGGCGGGCTGCTGATCGTCGCGGGCGTCACCTATCTCTTCGGACAGCGCGGCCTCGCCGGCAGCCGGCTCGTCGCGCGCGGCACGGCCTGGCTCGCGGCCGCGCTGAAGCGCCTCTTCGATCGGGGAGGCGCCACCGGAGCCCTCAGCGTCGGACTCATGAACGGCCTCCTGCCCTGCCCGCTGGTCTACGCCATGCTCCTCCGCGCCGGCGCCGCCGCCACCCCGCTGGACGGCGCCCTGACCATGGGGTTGTTCGGCCTGGGGACGCTGCCGGCCCTCTTCGGCCTCGCGTGGGCCGGCCAGTTCATCAAACCCTACTGGCGTCAACGCATTAATGTCGTCACCGGGCTCCTGCTCATCGCGCTCGGCATCATGACCATCCTTCGCGGCATGGGCGCCCACCATTGA